One segment of Salvelinus alpinus chromosome 1, SLU_Salpinus.1, whole genome shotgun sequence DNA contains the following:
- the LOC139533932 gene encoding cohesin subunit SA-2-like isoform X1, whose protein sequence is MIAAQELHTEFQFPQETDTQLSSDTDLEDPDVKNAKLGKGKGGRKGKKTPGEKGKGGGAKGTGLGGLNGHHQENGMESMTLFEVVKMGKSATQSIVDDWIESYKNDRDIALLDLINFFIQCSGCKGAVSAEMFRHMQNSEIIRKMTEEFDEDSGDYPLTMAGPLWKKFKSSFCEFIGVLVRQCQYSIIYDEYMMDTVISLLTGLSDSQVRAFRHTSTLAAMKLMTALVNVALNLSINMDNTQRQYEAERNKVMAKRANDRLELLLQKRKELQENQDEIENMMNAIFKGVFVHRYRDAIAEVRAICIEEIGVWMKMYSDAFLNDSYLKYVGWTMHDKQGEVRLRCLTALQGLYYNRELNTRLELFTSRFKDRIVSMALDKEYDVAVQAIKLLTLVLHSSDEVLTAEDCESVYHLVYSAHRPVAVAAGEFLYKKLFSHRGPEEEGMPRRGRQSLNGNLIKTTVFFFLESELHEHGAYLVDSLWECAGELLKDWESMISLLLDEPMPGEEALTDHQETALIEIMLCAIRQACECHPPVGRGTGKRVLTAKEKKTQLDDRTRITEIFAVALPLLLAKYSVDAEKVTNLLQLPQFFDLEIYTTGRLEKHLESLLRQIREVVEKHTETDVLEACSMTYHALCNEEFTIFNRVDIARSQLLDELVDKFNRLLEDFLLEGEEPDEDDAYQVLSTLKRITAFHNAHDLSKWDLFTSNYKLLNTGLQNGDMPEQIVIHAMQCTHYIILWHLAKVSEGSSTKGNMVTLRKQMRAFCLMCQRYLTSVNTTVKEQAFTILCDALMIFSHQIVSSGREQLEALIYTPDSPLQAELLNFILDHVFIDQDDDNNSTDGQQDDEASKIEALHKRRNLLAAYCKLIIYNVVEMNTGADIFKQYMRYYNDYGDIIKETMSKTRQIDKIQCAKTLILSLQQLFNEMLSDLGCNFDRSSSSFCGIKELARRFSLTFGLDQLKTREAIAMLHKDGIEFAFKEPSPQGEGNPPLNLAFLDILSEFSSKLLRQDKKTVHLYLERFMTFQMALQREDCWLPLISYRNSLQAGGDDDTMSVISGYSSRSSSIRTKKAKPASTGKRKLPEAEESSSCSTDAVWMNQEQNVQTPVMMPSPHLTSTVLRDPKKMRPEESYMGVYAMTSEQQHQQLSPQQHHHQTPMDYNTQVTWMLAQRQQAEARQQQERASMQYAKMRSHMQNAIRRGSGLMEDDEEPIVEDVMMSSEDRLEDLNEGMDFDTMDIDLPPSKNRRERSELKPDYFDPSSIMDDSVLNVSMF, encoded by the exons ATGATAGCAGCACAAGAGTTGCACACAGAGTTTCAGTTTCCTCA AGAGACCGATACACAGTTATCCTCTGACACAGACCTTGAGGACCCTGATGTCAAGAATGCAAAGCTTGGGAAAGGAAAG GGTGGAAGGAAGGGGAAGAAAACCCCTGGAGAGAAGGGGAAGGGTGGTGGAGCAAAGGGTACTGGCCTTGGCGGGTTGAATGGCCACCACCAGGAGAATGGGATGGAGAGCATGACCCTGTTCGAGGTGGTGAAGATGGGGAAGAGTGCCACACAG TCCATCGTTGATGACTGGATTGAGTCTTACAAGAATGATCGAGACATTGCACTCCTGGACTTGATCAACTTTTTCATCCAGTGCTCCGGTTGTAAAG GTGCTGTCAGTGCAGAGATGTTCAGACACATGCAAAACTCTGAGATCATCAGGAAGATGACAGAGGAATTTGACGAG GACAGTGGGGACTACCCGTTAACCATGGCAGGGCCACTGTGGAAGAAGTTCAAGTCGAGCTTCTGTGAGTTTATCGGGGTGCTGGTGCGACAGTGTCAGTACAGCATCATCTATGACGAGTACATGATGGACACAGTCATCTCGCTGCTCACGGGCCTGTCTGACTCGCAGGTCCGAGCCTTCAGACACACCAGCACACTGGCAG CCATGAAATTGATGACAGCCTTGGTGAACGTGGCTCTGAACCTGAGCATCAACATGGACAACACTCAGAGGCAGTATGAGGCAGAGAGGAACAAGGTCATGGCCAAGAGGGCCAATGATAGGCTAGAGCTCCTGTTACAGAAGCGTAAAGAG CTTCAAGAAAATCAAGACGAAATTGAAAACATGATGAATGCGATTTTTAAAGGAGTGTTTGTTCACAGATATCG CGATGCCATAGCTGAGGTCCGGGCAATCTGCATTGAGGAGATTGGGGTATGGATGAAGATGTACAGCGATGCTTTTCTCAATGACAGTTATCTGAAGTATGTTGGATGGACCATGCATGACAAG CAAGGAGAAGTGCGTCTCAGGTGTCTGACTGCGCTCCAGGGCTTGTACTATAACCGGGAGCTCAACACTCGACTGGAACTTTTCACCAGCCGCTTCAAG GACCGCATTGTGTCGATGGCTCTGGATAAGGAGTATGATGTTGCAGTGCAAGCCATAAAACTTCTGACTCTTGTCTTGCA TAGCAGTGATGAGGTCCTGACAGCAGAGGACTGTGAGAGTGTCTACCATCTGGTCTACTCTGCCCATCGACCTGTGGCTGTGGCTGCAGGAGAATTCCTCTATAAGAA GCTCTTCAGCCATCGAGGTCCAGAGGAGGAAGGGATGCCCAGGAGGGGCAGGCAGAGCCTCAACGGGAACCTCATCAAGACCACCGTCTTCTTCTTCCTGGAGAGTGAG CTCCATGAGCACGGGGCCTACCTGGTGGACAGCCTGTGGGAGTGTGCAGGGGAGCTGCTCAAAGACTGGGAGAGCATGATCAGCCTGCTGCTGGATGAGCCCATGCCAGGGGAGGAAG CCCTGACAGACCACCAGGAGACTGCCCTGATCGAGATCATGCTGTGTGCCATCCGCCAGGCCTGTGAGTGCCACCCTCCAGTGGGCAGAGGCACTGGGAAGAGG GTCCTGACAGCGAAAGAAAAGAAAACCCAGCTGGATGACCGGACGAGAATCACGGAGATCTTTGCTGTGGCGTTGCCTCTGTTGTTGGCCAAG TACTCCGTTGATGCTGAGAAGGTGACCAACTTACTGCAGCTACCGCAGTTCTTTGACCTGGAAATCTACACCACTGGTCGATTGGAAAAG CACTTGGAGTCGTTGCTGCGTCAGATCAGGGAGGTGGTGGAGAAGCACACAGAGACTGACGTGCTGGAGGCGTGCTCCATGACCTACCACGCTCTCTGCAACGAGGAGTTCACCATCTTCAACAGGGTGGACATCGCCAGGTCCCAGCTACTGGACGAGTTGGTGGACAAGTTCAACAGACTCCTGGAGGACTTCCTGCTGGAG ggtgaggaaccagaTGAGGATGATGCCTACCAGGTCCTGTCCACACTAAAGAGGATCACTGCGTTCCACAA tgCACATGACCTCTCTAAATGGGACCTGTTCACCAGCAACTATAAGCTACTAAACACAGGACTTCAGAATGGAGATATGCCTGAGCAG ATTGTAATTCATGCGATGCAGTGCACACACTACATCATTCTGTGGCACCTAGCCAAGGTCTCAGAGGGCAGCTCCacaaag GGGAACATGGTCACCCTGAGGAAGCAGATGAGGGCCTTCTGTCTGATGTGTCAACGCTACCTCACCAGTGTCAACACCACTGTCAAAGAGCAG GCCTTCACCATCCTGTGTGACGCCCTGATGATCTTCAGCCACCAGATCGTGTCGTCGGGCCGGGAGCAGCTGGAGGCTCTGATCTACACGCCAGACTCCCCCCTACAGGCCGAGCTGCTCAACTTCATCCTGGACCACGTCTTTATCGACCAGGACGATGACAACAACAGCACAG ATGGGCAGCAAGATGATGAAGCCAGTAAAATCGAGGCTTTACACAAGAGACGTAACCTGCTGGCAGCGTACTGCAAACTGATAATTTACAATGTAGTGGAGATGAACACTGGAGCTGATATCTTCAAGCAGTACATGAGG TACTACAATGACTATGGAGATATCATCAAGGAAACGATGAGTAAAACAAGACAAATTGACAAGATCCAGTGTGCCAAAACCCTTATTCTGAGTTTGCAGCAG CTTTTCAATGAGATGTTATCTGACCTCGGCTGCAACTTTGACCGCTCGTCGTCGTCCTTCTGCGGCATTAAAGAACTGGCCCGACGTTTCTCGTTGACCTTTGGCCTGGATCAGCTGAAGACCAGAGAGGCTATCGCCATGTTACACAA GGATGGAATCGAGTTTGCCTTCAAGGAGCCCAGTCCCCAGGGAGAGGGAAACCCTCCTCTCAACCTTGCCTTCCTGGACATTCTCAGCGAGTTTTCCTCCAAACTTCTCCGTCAGGACAAGAAGACTGT TCACCTCTACCTGGAGCGGTTCATGACCTTCCAGATGGCCCTGCAGCGAGAGGACTGCTGGCTGCCCCTCATCTCCTACAGGAACTCCCTGCAGGCCGGAGGGGACGACGACACCATGTCTGTCATCAGCGGGTACAGCAGCCGAAGTTCCAGCATCAGGACCAAGAAGGCCAAGCCAGCCAGCACCGGAAAGAGGAAACTGCCTGAAG CAGAGGAGAGTAGCAGCTGCAGCACAGACGCAGTGTGGATGAACCAGGAGCAGAACGTGCAGACGCCAGTGATGATGCCCTCGCCACATCTAACCTCCACTGTGCTGAGGGACCCCAAGAAAATGAGGCCAGAGGAGAGCTACATGGGTGTCTATGCTATGACATCAGAGCAGCAGCACCAACAGCTGTCCCCCCAACAGCACCACCATCAGACCCCCATGGACTACAA TACCCAGGTGACCTGGATGCTAGCCCAGAGACAGCAGGCAGAGGCCCGGCAGCAGCAGGAGCGAGCCAGCATGCAGTATGCGAAGATGAGGAGCCACATGCAGAATGCAAT TCGCCGCGGTTCAGGACTCATGGAGGATGATGAGGAGCCAATAGTAGAGGA
- the LOC139533932 gene encoding cohesin subunit SA-2-like isoform X2, with product MIAAQELHTEFQFPQETDTQLSSDTDLEDPDVKNAKLGKGKGGRKGKKTPGEKGKGGGAKGTGLGGLNGHHQENGMESMTLFEVVKMGKSATQSIVDDWIESYKNDRDIALLDLINFFIQCSGCKGAVSAEMFRHMQNSEIIRKMTEEFDEDSGDYPLTMAGPLWKKFKSSFCEFIGVLVRQCQYSIIYDEYMMDTVISLLTGLSDSQVRAFRHTSTLAAMKLMTALVNVALNLSINMDNTQRQYEAERNKVMAKRANDRLELLLQKRKELQENQDEIENMMNAIFKGVFVHRYRDAIAEVRAICIEEIGVWMKMYSDAFLNDSYLKYVGWTMHDKQGEVRLRCLTALQGLYYNRELNTRLELFTSRFKDRIVSMALDKEYDVAVQAIKLLTLVLHSSDEVLTAEDCESVYHLVYSAHRPVAVAAGEFLYKKLFSHRGPEEEGMPRRGRQSLNGNLIKTTVFFFLESELHEHGAYLVDSLWECAGELLKDWESMISLLLDEPMPGEEALTDHQETALIEIMLCAIRQACECHPPVGRGTGKRVLTAKEKKTQLDDRTRITEIFAVALPLLLAKYSVDAEKVTNLLQLPQFFDLEIYTTGRLEKHLESLLRQIREVVEKHTETDVLEACSMTYHALCNEEFTIFNRVDIARSQLLDELVDKFNRLLEDFLLEGEEPDEDDAYQVLSTLKRITAFHNAHDLSKWDLFTSNYKLLNTGLQNGDMPEQIVIHAMQCTHYIILWHLAKVSEGSSTKGNMVTLRKQMRAFCLMCQRYLTSVNTTVKEQAFTILCDALMIFSHQIVSSGREQLEALIYTPDSPLQAELLNFILDHVFIDQDDDNNSTDGQQDDEASKIEALHKRRNLLAAYCKLIIYNVVEMNTGADIFKQYMRYYNDYGDIIKETMSKTRQIDKIQCAKTLILSLQQLFNEMLSDLGCNFDRSSSSFCGIKELARRFSLTFGLDQLKTREAIAMLHKDGIEFAFKEPSPQGEGNPPLNLAFLDILSEFSSKLLRQDKKTVHLYLERFMTFQMALQREDCWLPLISYRNSLQAGGDDDTMSVISGYSSRSSSIRTKKAKPASTGKRKLPEEESSSCSTDAVWMNQEQNVQTPVMMPSPHLTSTVLRDPKKMRPEESYMGVYAMTSEQQHQQLSPQQHHHQTPMDYNTQVTWMLAQRQQAEARQQQERASMQYAKMRSHMQNAIRRGSGLMEDDEEPIVEDVMMSSEDRLEDLNEGMDFDTMDIDLPPSKNRRERSELKPDYFDPSSIMDDSVLNVSMF from the exons ATGATAGCAGCACAAGAGTTGCACACAGAGTTTCAGTTTCCTCA AGAGACCGATACACAGTTATCCTCTGACACAGACCTTGAGGACCCTGATGTCAAGAATGCAAAGCTTGGGAAAGGAAAG GGTGGAAGGAAGGGGAAGAAAACCCCTGGAGAGAAGGGGAAGGGTGGTGGAGCAAAGGGTACTGGCCTTGGCGGGTTGAATGGCCACCACCAGGAGAATGGGATGGAGAGCATGACCCTGTTCGAGGTGGTGAAGATGGGGAAGAGTGCCACACAG TCCATCGTTGATGACTGGATTGAGTCTTACAAGAATGATCGAGACATTGCACTCCTGGACTTGATCAACTTTTTCATCCAGTGCTCCGGTTGTAAAG GTGCTGTCAGTGCAGAGATGTTCAGACACATGCAAAACTCTGAGATCATCAGGAAGATGACAGAGGAATTTGACGAG GACAGTGGGGACTACCCGTTAACCATGGCAGGGCCACTGTGGAAGAAGTTCAAGTCGAGCTTCTGTGAGTTTATCGGGGTGCTGGTGCGACAGTGTCAGTACAGCATCATCTATGACGAGTACATGATGGACACAGTCATCTCGCTGCTCACGGGCCTGTCTGACTCGCAGGTCCGAGCCTTCAGACACACCAGCACACTGGCAG CCATGAAATTGATGACAGCCTTGGTGAACGTGGCTCTGAACCTGAGCATCAACATGGACAACACTCAGAGGCAGTATGAGGCAGAGAGGAACAAGGTCATGGCCAAGAGGGCCAATGATAGGCTAGAGCTCCTGTTACAGAAGCGTAAAGAG CTTCAAGAAAATCAAGACGAAATTGAAAACATGATGAATGCGATTTTTAAAGGAGTGTTTGTTCACAGATATCG CGATGCCATAGCTGAGGTCCGGGCAATCTGCATTGAGGAGATTGGGGTATGGATGAAGATGTACAGCGATGCTTTTCTCAATGACAGTTATCTGAAGTATGTTGGATGGACCATGCATGACAAG CAAGGAGAAGTGCGTCTCAGGTGTCTGACTGCGCTCCAGGGCTTGTACTATAACCGGGAGCTCAACACTCGACTGGAACTTTTCACCAGCCGCTTCAAG GACCGCATTGTGTCGATGGCTCTGGATAAGGAGTATGATGTTGCAGTGCAAGCCATAAAACTTCTGACTCTTGTCTTGCA TAGCAGTGATGAGGTCCTGACAGCAGAGGACTGTGAGAGTGTCTACCATCTGGTCTACTCTGCCCATCGACCTGTGGCTGTGGCTGCAGGAGAATTCCTCTATAAGAA GCTCTTCAGCCATCGAGGTCCAGAGGAGGAAGGGATGCCCAGGAGGGGCAGGCAGAGCCTCAACGGGAACCTCATCAAGACCACCGTCTTCTTCTTCCTGGAGAGTGAG CTCCATGAGCACGGGGCCTACCTGGTGGACAGCCTGTGGGAGTGTGCAGGGGAGCTGCTCAAAGACTGGGAGAGCATGATCAGCCTGCTGCTGGATGAGCCCATGCCAGGGGAGGAAG CCCTGACAGACCACCAGGAGACTGCCCTGATCGAGATCATGCTGTGTGCCATCCGCCAGGCCTGTGAGTGCCACCCTCCAGTGGGCAGAGGCACTGGGAAGAGG GTCCTGACAGCGAAAGAAAAGAAAACCCAGCTGGATGACCGGACGAGAATCACGGAGATCTTTGCTGTGGCGTTGCCTCTGTTGTTGGCCAAG TACTCCGTTGATGCTGAGAAGGTGACCAACTTACTGCAGCTACCGCAGTTCTTTGACCTGGAAATCTACACCACTGGTCGATTGGAAAAG CACTTGGAGTCGTTGCTGCGTCAGATCAGGGAGGTGGTGGAGAAGCACACAGAGACTGACGTGCTGGAGGCGTGCTCCATGACCTACCACGCTCTCTGCAACGAGGAGTTCACCATCTTCAACAGGGTGGACATCGCCAGGTCCCAGCTACTGGACGAGTTGGTGGACAAGTTCAACAGACTCCTGGAGGACTTCCTGCTGGAG ggtgaggaaccagaTGAGGATGATGCCTACCAGGTCCTGTCCACACTAAAGAGGATCACTGCGTTCCACAA tgCACATGACCTCTCTAAATGGGACCTGTTCACCAGCAACTATAAGCTACTAAACACAGGACTTCAGAATGGAGATATGCCTGAGCAG ATTGTAATTCATGCGATGCAGTGCACACACTACATCATTCTGTGGCACCTAGCCAAGGTCTCAGAGGGCAGCTCCacaaag GGGAACATGGTCACCCTGAGGAAGCAGATGAGGGCCTTCTGTCTGATGTGTCAACGCTACCTCACCAGTGTCAACACCACTGTCAAAGAGCAG GCCTTCACCATCCTGTGTGACGCCCTGATGATCTTCAGCCACCAGATCGTGTCGTCGGGCCGGGAGCAGCTGGAGGCTCTGATCTACACGCCAGACTCCCCCCTACAGGCCGAGCTGCTCAACTTCATCCTGGACCACGTCTTTATCGACCAGGACGATGACAACAACAGCACAG ATGGGCAGCAAGATGATGAAGCCAGTAAAATCGAGGCTTTACACAAGAGACGTAACCTGCTGGCAGCGTACTGCAAACTGATAATTTACAATGTAGTGGAGATGAACACTGGAGCTGATATCTTCAAGCAGTACATGAGG TACTACAATGACTATGGAGATATCATCAAGGAAACGATGAGTAAAACAAGACAAATTGACAAGATCCAGTGTGCCAAAACCCTTATTCTGAGTTTGCAGCAG CTTTTCAATGAGATGTTATCTGACCTCGGCTGCAACTTTGACCGCTCGTCGTCGTCCTTCTGCGGCATTAAAGAACTGGCCCGACGTTTCTCGTTGACCTTTGGCCTGGATCAGCTGAAGACCAGAGAGGCTATCGCCATGTTACACAA GGATGGAATCGAGTTTGCCTTCAAGGAGCCCAGTCCCCAGGGAGAGGGAAACCCTCCTCTCAACCTTGCCTTCCTGGACATTCTCAGCGAGTTTTCCTCCAAACTTCTCCGTCAGGACAAGAAGACTGT TCACCTCTACCTGGAGCGGTTCATGACCTTCCAGATGGCCCTGCAGCGAGAGGACTGCTGGCTGCCCCTCATCTCCTACAGGAACTCCCTGCAGGCCGGAGGGGACGACGACACCATGTCTGTCATCAGCGGGTACAGCAGCCGAAGTTCCAGCATCAGGACCAAGAAGGCCAAGCCAGCCAGCACCGGAAAGAGGAAACTGCCTGAAG AGGAGAGTAGCAGCTGCAGCACAGACGCAGTGTGGATGAACCAGGAGCAGAACGTGCAGACGCCAGTGATGATGCCCTCGCCACATCTAACCTCCACTGTGCTGAGGGACCCCAAGAAAATGAGGCCAGAGGAGAGCTACATGGGTGTCTATGCTATGACATCAGAGCAGCAGCACCAACAGCTGTCCCCCCAACAGCACCACCATCAGACCCCCATGGACTACAA TACCCAGGTGACCTGGATGCTAGCCCAGAGACAGCAGGCAGAGGCCCGGCAGCAGCAGGAGCGAGCCAGCATGCAGTATGCGAAGATGAGGAGCCACATGCAGAATGCAAT TCGCCGCGGTTCAGGACTCATGGAGGATGATGAGGAGCCAATAGTAGAGGA